In Hyperolius riggenbachi isolate aHypRig1 chromosome 10, aHypRig1.pri, whole genome shotgun sequence, a genomic segment contains:
- the LOC137537303 gene encoding uncharacterized protein has product MASSPPPAGTQKYRITEEVRREAGSCWNVETGYREPQRGSEERVRTLVGGAYCPVANDRATNHTERHVGTDVMLISALSSELRKKETGSGESRARAACRGGEKRVFLLGSLLTIAVPPPHPLISERHEKPTTSSLICCRGSNKEAHCLIYFSMEEGQYIEHQDLYKDAMMESQPPLTSLDVSGNRNPPERCTGPLYSQDCPQGGHTSPHYYQDEKPIHVSAVDKEEEEETYVRSDQQSMEEGDMMRTSKEEDNVTEGRTGE; this is encoded by the exons atggcgagcTCTCCTCCTCCAGCTGGAACGCAGAAATACAGAATCACAGAGGAAGTGAGGAGAGAAGCCGGAAGTTG CTGGAACGTAGAAACCGGATACAGAGAACCACAGAGAGGAAGTGAGGAGAGAGTCCGGACATTGGTGGGTGGAGCATATTGTCCTGTAGCCAATGATAGAGCTACAAATCACACAGAACGTCACGTGGGCACTGACGTCATGCTAATTTCTGCCCTCTCCTCGGAACTGCGGAAGAAGGAGACCGGAAGTGGGGAGAGCAGAGCTCGCGCTGCCTGCAGAGGAGGAGAGAAAAG AGTTTTTCTTCTGGGAAGTCTGCTGACCATCGCTGTGCCCCCACCTCACCCCCTGATATCTGAGAGACACGAGAAGCCCACAACATCCTCACTGATCTGCTGTCGGG GTTCCAATAAGGAGGCTCATTGTCtcatctatttctccatggaggaagGGCAGTATATAGaacaccaggacctctacaaggacgccatgatggagagtcagccgcccctcacatcactgg atgtatccggtaacagaaacccaccagagagatgtacaggtcctctttattcccaggattgtccacagggAGGTCACACCAGCCCCCactattatcag GATGAAAAACCGATACATGTAAGTGCTGtggataaagaggaagaagaagagacgtatgtgaggagtgatcagcagtctatggaggagggtgacatgatgaggacaagtaaagaggaggacaatgttacagagggcagaa